In one Polaribacter sp. ALD11 genomic region, the following are encoded:
- a CDS encoding pyridoxal phosphate-dependent aminotransferase produces the protein MKHPLSDRINSLPVSQTLAMAAKARELKAAGKDIISLSLGEPDFNTPDFIKDAAIEAINQNYNSYTPVDGYLELKEAICTKFERDNNLKYAPNQIVVSTGAKQSIANIAQVLLNPGDEVLLPAPYWVSYSAIAILCEAKFVEIPSSIDDDFKITPAQLERAITPKTKMIFFNSPNNPSGSMYSEEEYRALAAVLEKHPQIYVLSDEIYEHINYGAKPFSFAAIESMYDRTITVNGLAKAFAMTGWRIGYIGAPEWIAKACTKMQGQITSGANCIAQRAAITAVLAPISKIQFMVDEFRTRRDIVVGLLREIDGFNVNVPEGAFYVFPDISSFFGKTIDGIKIENANDFSLFILEKANVATVTGDAFGAPNCIRMSYAASELQLREAIKRIKEALS, from the coding sequence ATGAAACACCCATTATCGGACAGAATTAACAGTTTACCTGTATCTCAAACTTTAGCAATGGCTGCCAAAGCAAGAGAATTAAAAGCAGCAGGAAAAGACATTATTAGTTTAAGTTTAGGTGAACCAGACTTTAATACACCAGACTTTATAAAAGATGCTGCAATCGAAGCGATCAATCAAAATTATAATTCATATACGCCAGTTGATGGTTATTTAGAATTAAAAGAAGCGATTTGCACAAAATTTGAGCGTGATAATAATTTAAAATACGCACCAAATCAAATTGTAGTTTCTACAGGAGCAAAACAATCTATTGCAAATATTGCACAAGTTTTATTAAACCCAGGAGACGAAGTTTTATTACCTGCACCTTATTGGGTTAGTTACTCTGCAATTGCAATTTTATGTGAAGCAAAGTTTGTAGAAATTCCATCTTCTATAGATGACGATTTTAAAATTACACCAGCGCAATTAGAACGCGCAATTACGCCAAAAACAAAAATGATTTTCTTTAACTCACCAAACAACCCTAGTGGTTCTATGTATAGTGAAGAAGAATATAGAGCTTTGGCTGCTGTTTTAGAAAAACATCCGCAGATTTACGTTTTATCAGATGAAATTTATGAACACATAAACTACGGCGCAAAACCATTTAGTTTTGCAGCCATTGAAAGTATGTACGATAGAACCATTACTGTAAACGGTCTAGCAAAAGCATTTGCAATGACAGGTTGGAGAATCGGTTATATCGGTGCACCAGAATGGATTGCTAAAGCATGTACAAAAATGCAAGGTCAAATTACATCTGGCGCAAATTGTATTGCTCAGAGAGCAGCAATTACAGCAGTTTTAGCACCTATATCTAAAATTCAGTTTATGGTAGATGAATTTAGAACACGCAGAGATATTGTTGTAGGTTTATTAAGAGAAATAGACGGTTTTAACGTAAATGTTCCTGAAGGCGCATTTTATGTATTCCCAGATATTTCTTCTTTCTTCGGAAAAACGATAGACGGTATAAAAATCGAAAACGCTAACGACTTTTCTTTATTTATTTTAGAAAAAGCAAATGTTGCAACCGTTACAGGAGACGCTTTTGGTGCACCAAATTGTATTAGAATGTCTTACGCAGCTTCAGAGTTACAATTACGTGAAGCTATTAAGAGAATAAAAGAAGCGTTGAGTTAG
- a CDS encoding acyl-CoA desaturase, whose product MKTINFSRVDKAKFFRTLNKRVNTYFKENDIKRTGNWKLYSKAIIMFSLFLVPFILVLTVSMPQWAMGLLMVLTGIGMAGVGMNVMHDANHESFSKRKWVNKLMGSSIYILAGNVYNWKVQHNVLHHTFTNVKDHDEDIDAGRIIRFSLHSKWLKIHKLQKYYSIFLYGLLTINWAITTDIKQMHRYLKRKLSYGKFPNPTTEWTKLVISKVAYYALWIVLPLLVLDVAWWKIIIGFFVMHYTAGMILSLVFQLAHIVPNTEMPIPDKDGNLEHTWAVHQLYTTSNFAPSNWLVNFYTGGLNHQVEHHIFPHISHVHYDKLAKIVKETAIEFNLPYNEYETMRKAIVEHFRHLGVLGQKPELA is encoded by the coding sequence ATGAAAACAATAAATTTCTCAAGAGTAGATAAAGCTAAATTCTTTAGAACTCTAAATAAAAGAGTGAATACATATTTCAAAGAAAACGATATAAAGAGAACAGGAAACTGGAAGTTGTATTCAAAAGCAATTATTATGTTTTCTTTATTTTTAGTTCCGTTTATACTAGTTTTAACAGTTTCTATGCCACAATGGGCAATGGGTTTGTTAATGGTATTAACAGGAATAGGAATGGCTGGCGTTGGTATGAATGTAATGCACGATGCAAATCATGAATCTTTTTCTAAAAGAAAATGGGTAAACAAATTAATGGGAAGCAGCATTTATATTCTTGCTGGAAATGTGTATAATTGGAAAGTACAACACAATGTTTTACACCATACTTTTACAAATGTAAAAGACCATGATGAAGATATAGACGCTGGTAGAATCATTCGTTTTTCTTTACACTCTAAATGGTTAAAAATTCATAAACTTCAAAAATACTACTCTATCTTTTTATATGGTTTATTAACTATTAATTGGGCCATTACTACAGATATTAAACAAATGCACCGTTATTTAAAACGTAAATTATCTTATGGTAAATTTCCAAATCCAACAACAGAGTGGACTAAGTTAGTTATTTCTAAAGTTGCGTATTACGCACTTTGGATTGTACTACCTTTATTGGTTTTAGACGTTGCATGGTGGAAAATAATCATCGGCTTTTTTGTAATGCATTACACGGCAGGTATGATTTTAAGTTTAGTGTTTCAATTAGCGCATATTGTACCAAATACAGAAATGCCAATACCAGATAAAGATGGTAATTTAGAACACACTTGGGCAGTCCACCAATTATATACCACCTCTAACTTTGCTCCTAGCAATTGGTTGGTAAACTTTTATACTGGTGGTCTAAATCATCAAGTTGAACATCATATTTTTCCACATATTTCTCATGTACATTATGATAAATTAGCTAAAATTGTGAAGGAAACTGCCATCGAATTTAATTTGCCATACAATGAATACGAAACCATGCGTAAAGCAATTGTAGAACATTTTAGACATTTAGGAGTTTTAGGGCAAAAACCTGAGTTAGCATAA
- the rsmG gene encoding 16S rRNA (guanine(527)-N(7))-methyltransferase RsmG → MDIIHKYFKDLSEKQIQQFSKLQELYQDWNLKINVVSRKDIDELYLRHVLHSLGIAKVVQFKSGSKVLDVGTGGGFPGIPLAILFPETQFHLVDSIGKKIKVVNEVVEGLGLENVKTTNGRVEEVKDTYDFIVSRAVAQMETFVGWTKGRIAKKQNHDLKNGILYLKGGDLSEELKLYTSATIYDLTDYFEEDFYETKKVVHLGMKFKG, encoded by the coding sequence ATGGATATCATTCACAAATACTTTAAAGATTTATCAGAAAAACAAATTCAACAATTTAGTAAGTTACAAGAGTTGTACCAAGATTGGAATTTGAAAATAAATGTTGTTTCTAGAAAAGATATAGACGAATTATATCTTCGCCATGTTTTACATTCTTTAGGGATAGCCAAAGTTGTACAGTTTAAATCGGGCTCTAAAGTATTAGATGTTGGTACAGGTGGAGGTTTTCCTGGAATTCCGTTGGCAATTTTGTTTCCAGAAACTCAGTTTCACTTGGTAGATTCTATCGGTAAAAAGATAAAAGTTGTCAATGAAGTTGTAGAAGGTTTAGGTTTAGAAAACGTAAAAACTACAAATGGTAGAGTAGAAGAAGTTAAAGATACGTACGATTTTATAGTAAGTAGAGCAGTAGCACAAATGGAAACTTTTGTTGGTTGGACCAAAGGTAGAATTGCTAAAAAACAAAACCATGATTTAAAAAACGGAATTTTATACTTAAAAGGTGGTGATTTATCTGAAGAATTAAAATTATATACGTCTGCTACCATTTACGATTTAACAGATTATTTTGAGGAAGATTTCTACGAAACTAAAAAAGTGGTTCATTTAGGAATGAAGTTTAAAGGGTGA
- a CDS encoding glutaminase has translation MENYKKIIEDIYLDLKDVEDTGKIANYIPELAFVDPNNLGINITTINKESFGVGASEEKFSIQSIAKILSLTLAYKLEGEKLWERVDVEPSGNPFNSFLQLETDLGRPRNPFINSGAIVVCDVLLSHLENPKEDFLTFCKEISKNTYLNYNEKVAQSEKNAGFRNIALTNFIKSFGNIKNNVNDVLDFYFHICSLEMNCRELSQVFLYLADDFYTTKKGNRILTMSEAKRINAIMLTCGFYDESGEFAFRVGLPGKSGVGGGIIAIHPDKFCITVWSPKLNKKGNSYKGMLFLEKFTTKTASSIF, from the coding sequence ATGGAGAATTATAAAAAAATAATTGAGGACATCTATTTAGATTTAAAAGATGTTGAAGATACAGGAAAAATAGCGAATTATATTCCTGAATTGGCATTTGTAGATCCTAATAATTTAGGTATAAATATTACAACAATTAATAAAGAAAGCTTTGGTGTTGGTGCTTCTGAAGAGAAATTTTCAATTCAAAGTATTGCTAAAATCTTGTCATTGACTTTAGCTTACAAATTAGAAGGTGAAAAATTATGGGAAAGAGTTGACGTAGAACCTTCTGGGAATCCGTTTAACTCCTTTTTGCAATTAGAAACAGATTTAGGAAGACCAAGAAATCCGTTTATAAATTCTGGTGCAATAGTAGTTTGTGATGTTTTATTGAGTCACTTAGAAAATCCGAAAGAAGATTTTTTAACCTTCTGTAAAGAGATTTCTAAAAACACTTATCTAAATTATAATGAAAAAGTAGCACAGTCAGAGAAAAATGCTGGTTTTAGAAATATTGCGCTTACTAACTTTATAAAGTCTTTTGGAAACATAAAAAACAATGTTAACGACGTTTTAGATTTCTACTTTCATATTTGTTCTTTAGAAATGAACTGTAGAGAACTTTCGCAAGTATTTTTATATTTAGCTGATGATTTTTACACCACAAAAAAAGGAAATAGAATACTTACTATGAGTGAAGCAAAAAGAATTAATGCAATTATGCTTACTTGTGGTTTTTATGATGAATCTGGTGAGTTTGCTTTTCGTGTTGGTTTGCCTGGAAAAAGTGGCGTTGGTGGTGGTATTATTGCAATTCATCCAGATAAATTCTGTATTACTGTTTGGAGCCCCAAGTTAAACAAGAAAGGAAATTCTTACAAAGGAATGTTGTTTTTAGAAAAATTTACAACCAAAACAGCTTCTTCTATTTTTTAG
- the lysS gene encoding lysine--tRNA ligase: MQLSEQEVVRREKLAKLRDLGINPYPADLFPVDSNSKEIKENYAESKQVVIAGRLMVINIQGKASFAQLQDGEGRIQLYFNRDEICAGEDKTLYNDVFKKLLDLGDFIGVEGELFTTKVGEKTVKVKSFKVLSKALKPLPMPKVKDGVTFDAFTDPEMRYRQRYADLVVNPHVKEVFIKRTKLFNAMRSFFNDAGYFEVETPVLQPIPGGAAARPFITHHNSLDIPLYMRIANELYLKRLIVGGFDGVYEFSKNFRNEGMDRTHNPEFTAMEIYVSYKDYNWMMDFCEQLLEHCAIAVNGTSEATFGEHKIDFKAPYARVTMADSIKHFTGFDINGKTEDEIREAAKSMNIEVDATMGKGKLIDEIFGEKCEGNYIQPTFITDYPKEMSPLCKEHRDNPELTERFELMVCGKEIANAYSELNDPIDQRERFEHQLKLAQKGDDEATEFIDEDFLRALEYGMPPTSGMGIGMDRLIMFLTNNQSIQEVLFFPQMRPEKKAPSIELNDEEKAVLAIITKAEKIDLNDLKIKSGLSNKKWDKTIKGLTKKEVAKVSKTDEGLFVEAL, translated from the coding sequence ATGCAGTTATCAGAACAAGAAGTTGTACGTAGAGAAAAGCTAGCAAAGTTAAGAGATTTGGGTATAAACCCGTATCCTGCAGATTTATTTCCAGTAGATTCTAACTCGAAAGAAATAAAAGAGAACTACGCCGAAAGTAAACAGGTGGTTATTGCAGGCCGTTTAATGGTTATAAATATTCAAGGAAAAGCTTCTTTTGCGCAGTTGCAAGACGGTGAAGGTAGAATTCAGCTTTATTTTAATAGAGATGAAATTTGTGCAGGAGAAGACAAAACTTTGTACAACGATGTCTTTAAGAAATTACTAGATTTAGGTGATTTTATTGGTGTTGAAGGTGAATTATTTACAACTAAAGTAGGTGAAAAAACAGTTAAAGTAAAGTCTTTTAAAGTATTAAGTAAAGCGTTAAAACCTTTACCAATGCCAAAGGTAAAAGATGGTGTTACTTTTGATGCTTTTACAGACCCAGAGATGCGTTACAGACAACGTTATGCAGATTTAGTGGTAAATCCGCATGTAAAAGAGGTGTTTATTAAAAGAACAAAATTGTTTAACGCCATGCGTTCTTTCTTTAATGACGCTGGTTATTTTGAAGTTGAAACGCCGGTTTTACAACCAATTCCTGGTGGTGCCGCAGCAAGACCTTTTATTACACATCACAATTCGTTAGACATTCCGTTATACATGAGAATTGCGAACGAATTGTATTTGAAAAGATTAATTGTTGGTGGTTTTGATGGTGTGTATGAATTCTCAAAAAACTTTAGAAATGAAGGAATGGACAGAACTCATAACCCAGAATTTACTGCCATGGAAATCTATGTTTCGTACAAAGATTACAATTGGATGATGGATTTCTGTGAGCAACTTTTAGAGCATTGTGCAATTGCGGTAAACGGAACTTCGGAAGCTACTTTTGGTGAACATAAAATTGATTTTAAAGCGCCGTATGCAAGAGTAACCATGGCAGATTCTATAAAACATTTTACTGGCTTCGACATTAACGGAAAAACGGAGGATGAAATTAGAGAGGCTGCAAAATCGATGAATATCGAGGTGGATGCAACCATGGGGAAAGGAAAATTAATTGATGAGATTTTTGGTGAAAAATGTGAAGGAAATTACATTCAGCCAACTTTTATTACAGATTATCCGAAAGAAATGTCTCCGCTTTGTAAAGAACACAGAGACAACCCAGAATTAACAGAACGTTTTGAGTTGATGGTTTGTGGTAAAGAAATAGCAAATGCATATTCTGAATTGAATGACCCAATTGACCAACGTGAGCGTTTTGAGCATCAATTAAAATTAGCGCAAAAAGGAGATGATGAAGCGACAGAATTTATTGATGAAGATTTTTTAAGAGCTTTAGAATACGGAATGCCGCCAACGTCTGGAATGGGAATTGGAATGGACCGTTTAATTATGTTCTTAACCAACAATCAATCGATACAAGAAGTACTTTTCTTTCCTCAAATGAGACCAGAAAAGAAAGCGCCTTCTATTGAACTAAACGATGAAGAAAAAGCGGTTTTAGCAATTATTACGAAAGCTGAAAAAATCGATTTAAACGATTTGAAAATAAAATCTGGCTTGTCTAACAAAAAATGGGACAAAACAATTAAAGGTTTAACAAAAAAAGAGGTTGCCAAAGTTTCTAAAACAGACGAAGGTTTGTTTGTGGAAGCTTTGTAA
- a CDS encoding BlaI/MecI/CopY family transcriptional regulator: MSKQLTKAEEQIMQVLWDLQEASVKEVIAELPEPKPAYNTVSTIIRILENKEFVGHKALGRGFLYYPIIEKETYSNQSLHKLMNGYFDGSFKSMVSFFVKENKMDVKELESILKEVNRKE; encoded by the coding sequence ATGAGCAAGCAATTAACAAAAGCAGAGGAACAAATAATGCAAGTCTTATGGGATTTGCAAGAAGCATCTGTAAAAGAAGTAATCGCAGAATTACCTGAACCAAAACCAGCATATAATACGGTTTCTACAATTATTAGAATTTTAGAAAACAAAGAATTTGTAGGTCATAAAGCTCTAGGAAGAGGGTTTTTGTATTATCCAATCATAGAAAAAGAAACGTATAGCAACCAAAGTTTGCATAAATTAATGAATGGTTATTTCGACGGTTCCTTTAAAAGTATGGTTTCCTTTTTTGTGAAAGAAAATAAAATGGATGTGAAAGAATTAGAATCGATTTTAAAAGAAGTGAATAGAAAAGAGTAA
- a CDS encoding M56 family metallopeptidase: MINYIIQVVLFQVLFLAIYDLFLSKETFFTKNRWYLLSTPILSFLLPLVKIPTFKKVVPQEYIVYLPEIILSPEKVIQETSWYPSVNYIDVLFGFGVIIFSVLFLAKLLQIINLIRSYKRTKKDGYTLVLIPKQTKAFSFFNYIFLGDEIPDAQKEQVIAHELVHSKQKHSLDLLFFEVLKIVMWFNPMIFIYQKRITLVHEYISDEVATKSAPKENYINQLLSNFFQVEDIAFINQFYKQTLIKKRIIMMKKKQSKKMNQLKYLVLIPVLISMLFYTSCSETEIKEDSIIKEKQKVFFKGKTDPLELTNESYFDIHIGSLNDGKELTYSDLKPDEKEEYDKFNNKFGKGEFSQPKIFKGSSSRKLLVFNNDEIETKTETASIHNKDGSVNFLTIEEAPTFPGCDSGDKDCFSKMIQKHFKRDFNTALPNQLGLSAGKKRVFVGFKVNENGDVVGIQARGPHKKIEEEIIRVMNTLPKMKPGKHEGKKVAVSYNIPLAVVIE, translated from the coding sequence ATGATAAATTATATAATACAAGTTGTCTTATTCCAGGTGTTGTTCTTAGCAATTTATGATTTATTTTTAAGTAAAGAAACCTTCTTCACAAAAAATAGATGGTATTTATTAAGCACACCAATTTTGTCTTTTTTGTTACCGTTGGTTAAAATACCAACATTTAAAAAAGTAGTACCACAAGAATATATTGTCTATTTACCAGAAATTATTTTATCACCAGAAAAAGTAATACAAGAAACATCTTGGTATCCATCTGTAAATTACATCGATGTTTTATTTGGTTTTGGAGTCATTATTTTTAGTGTATTGTTCTTAGCGAAACTGCTACAAATTATAAATCTAATTCGTTCTTATAAACGAACTAAGAAAGATGGTTACACGTTGGTTTTAATTCCGAAGCAAACAAAAGCTTTTTCATTTTTTAACTATATTTTTTTAGGAGACGAAATTCCTGATGCTCAAAAAGAACAAGTAATTGCACATGAATTGGTGCATAGTAAGCAAAAACATTCTTTAGATTTATTATTTTTCGAGGTTTTAAAAATAGTAATGTGGTTTAATCCGATGATTTTTATCTATCAGAAAAGAATCACTTTAGTGCACGAATACATTTCTGATGAAGTAGCCACAAAATCTGCACCCAAAGAAAATTATATCAATCAATTGCTATCTAACTTTTTTCAGGTTGAAGATATTGCGTTTATCAACCAGTTTTATAAACAAACATTAATTAAAAAAAGAATTATTATGATGAAGAAAAAACAATCAAAAAAAATGAATCAATTAAAGTATTTAGTATTGATTCCTGTATTAATTAGTATGCTTTTTTATACTTCTTGTTCGGAAACAGAAATAAAGGAGGATTCTATAATAAAAGAAAAACAAAAAGTGTTTTTTAAGGGTAAAACTGATCCATTAGAACTAACAAATGAAAGTTATTTTGATATTCATATAGGAAGCCTTAATGATGGAAAAGAATTAACCTATTCTGATTTGAAACCTGATGAAAAAGAAGAATACGATAAATTTAATAATAAATTTGGAAAAGGTGAATTTTCACAACCTAAAATTTTTAAAGGTTCAAGTAGCCGAAAATTACTTGTTTTTAATAATGATGAAATAGAAACAAAAACAGAAACAGCAAGTATTCATAATAAGGACGGTTCAGTTAACTTTCTTACAATAGAAGAGGCACCAACATTTCCTGGTTGTGATTCTGGAGATAAAGACTGTTTCTCTAAAATGATTCAAAAGCATTTTAAAAGAGACTTTAATACTGCGTTACCAAATCAGTTAGGTTTAAGTGCTGGTAAGAAAAGAGTATTTGTAGGTTTTAAAGTGAATGAAAATGGAGATGTTGTGGGCATTCAAGCAAGAGGACCACATAAAAAAATAGAAGAAGAAATTATAAGAGTAATGAATACGCTACCTAAAATGAAACCAGGTAAACATGAAGGTAAAAAGGTAGCTGTGAGTTATAACATTCCGCTTGCAGTAGTTATAGAATAA
- a CDS encoding RNA polymerase sigma factor, which yields MNNNLLIAQIKKKDKVAFKNCYNFFFKDLVLHANKYLADFSISEDIVQEVFVYIWEYSGKIEIKTSLKAYLYAMVKNRSLNHLKTIKITDNDNYIDLSSLLVNNIEMFEASEENKDILYVKVLEVVNKMPLKMQEIFRLKFLENYKYNEISEELNVSVNTVKTQLKRAKVRIKDSVIIMLFLLLIVNVFI from the coding sequence ATGAATAACAATCTTTTAATAGCGCAAATTAAAAAAAAAGATAAAGTTGCTTTTAAAAATTGCTATAATTTTTTTTTCAAGGATTTAGTGCTGCATGCAAATAAATATTTGGCAGATTTCTCTATTAGTGAAGACATAGTGCAAGAAGTCTTTGTGTACATCTGGGAATATTCAGGAAAAATAGAAATTAAAACTTCACTTAAGGCATATTTATATGCAATGGTAAAAAACAGAAGCCTTAACCATCTAAAGACTATAAAAATTACAGATAATGATAATTATATTGATTTAAGTAGTTTATTAGTCAATAATATTGAAATGTTTGAAGCTTCTGAAGAAAATAAAGATATCCTCTATGTAAAGGTATTAGAAGTAGTGAATAAAATGCCACTTAAAATGCAGGAGATTTTTAGACTCAAATTTTTAGAAAATTATAAGTATAATGAGATTTCAGAAGAACTTAATGTCTCTGTAAATACTGTTAAAACCCAACTAAAAAGAGCAAAAGTTAGGATTAAAGATTCTGTAATAATTATGCTTTTTTTGTTGTTAATTGTCAATGTTTTTATTTAA
- a CDS encoding FecR family protein: protein MEFSLIIKKINNTLSEKEALEFDLWYSESEKHRTYFEKVKNNKDSEEYIFNKEKNWSSIEDKIKTTKKTNWKYYAASIALLFSISYFYNPIDKIEKTSEVIVNPVDSNKAILTLSDGKEVILSKEDTVENLIFKREGKNIAYKSSTKSEKPNLGQKVKEIEYNILTTNTGGEFSLTLEDGTKIWLNSESKLKYPVSFTKGTTREVELIYGEAYFEVSSSRNNSGDGFRVLNSLQNVSVLGTYFNIKAYPEDNEIITTLIEGKVFVENKIGEKVYLKPNGQTILNMSTLKIQQKEVEAKEEISWVRGYFNFKNLQLTEITKVLSRWYDVDISIQNKEIENLRFNGVLNKKQDIEFVLEAITNTSNITYEIKDKNIKLRK from the coding sequence ATGGAGTTTTCATTAATAATAAAAAAAATTAACAACACGCTTTCTGAAAAAGAAGCATTAGAGTTTGATTTATGGTATTCAGAATCTGAAAAACATAGAACATATTTTGAAAAGGTTAAAAATAATAAAGATTCAGAAGAATATATTTTTAATAAAGAGAAAAATTGGAGTTCTATTGAAGATAAAATAAAAACTACTAAAAAAACAAATTGGAAATATTATGCAGCTTCAATTGCATTATTGTTTTCCATTTCCTATTTCTATAATCCAATAGATAAAATAGAAAAAACTTCAGAAGTAATTGTTAACCCTGTAGATAGTAACAAAGCAATACTAACATTAAGTGATGGTAAAGAGGTTATTCTTTCTAAAGAAGATACAGTTGAAAATTTAATTTTTAAAAGAGAGGGTAAAAATATTGCTTACAAATCTTCAACTAAGTCCGAGAAACCTAATTTAGGTCAGAAGGTTAAGGAGATTGAGTATAATATTCTTACAACAAATACAGGTGGTGAGTTTTCTTTGACATTAGAAGACGGTACAAAAATTTGGTTGAATTCAGAATCTAAACTTAAATATCCTGTAAGTTTTACAAAAGGAACTACTAGAGAAGTTGAATTGATTTATGGAGAGGCTTACTTTGAAGTTTCTTCAAGCAGAAATAATTCGGGAGATGGTTTTAGGGTTCTAAACTCTCTACAAAATGTAAGTGTTTTAGGTACTTATTTTAACATTAAAGCGTATCCAGAGGATAATGAAATAATTACCACTTTAATAGAAGGAAAAGTTTTCGTTGAAAACAAGATTGGTGAAAAAGTTTATTTGAAACCAAACGGGCAGACCATATTAAACATGTCAACTCTAAAAATACAACAGAAAGAAGTAGAAGCAAAAGAAGAAATTTCTTGGGTTAGAGGATATTTTAATTTTAAAAACCTTCAATTAACAGAAATTACAAAAGTACTTTCTAGATGGTATGATGTAGATATTTCTATACAAAATAAAGAAATTGAAAATTTAAGGTTTAATGGAGTTTTAAACAAAAAACAAGATATAGAATTTGTTTTAGAAGCAATAACAAATACAAGTAATATTACTTATGAAATTAAAGATAAAAATATAAAATTAAGAAAATAA